The region GGTTCGGTTGTCAAAGCCACTTCCATCGACAAGTCCACATTGGATGCGAATGGTGTCTACCACAAGATTGGCCGCGTGCGGTTTTTTGCAACGGAACGGGAAGCGATTCGTGCGGTCAAAGGCCAGTCTCAGCCCGCAGTCCAGGCAGGAGATATTCTCATTCTTGCCGGGCGTGGGCCCTTGGGCTGTGGGATGGAAGAAACGTATCAAATCACGTCCAGCCTGAGGTATCTCCCCTTCGGAAAAGAGGTGACATTGATCACGGATGCCCGCTTTTCGGGGGTTTCGACGGGGGCCTGCATTGGTCACGTCGGCCCGGAAGCTCTCGCGGGTGGCCCGATTGGGAAACTCCGCGATAATGATCTCATCGAAGTACGGATCGATACGCGGAACTTGACGGGAAGTATAAACTTCATTGGCGAAGGTGATGCCACGTTCACAGCCGAACATGGTGCTAGAATTCTAGCAGGGCGTACACCTCACCCGAAATTAGCTCCAGACCCAGAACTTCCGGCCGACACCAGGCTCTGGGCAGCATTGCAGCAGTTAGGAGGCGGAACCTGGGGAGGATGTGTCTACGATGTCGACGCCATTGTCAACGCCCTCGCAAATGCACCTCGGATGGGGACTGCTCCCTGCAGTTTATCTGGTGAAGGAAGTTCCAGCAGCAACCCCGCGGCTGGCTCCTCAAATCCAGAATCCGGCACAGACCTGCTCGCCACCACGCATGGACGAAGCAGCTGCTGATGTTGATCAATCGGAGCATCGCCAGAACATGAACTGCCTTCGTGCCATGTTTGCGGCTCTGAGCAAGCATGCCTTACCAATCCTCAATGCCCCATTAGCTTTCGGGATGAGTACAAGACGGCATCTGGCGAATCTCTTGATCGCGTTGGCACTTCTGCTGATCGCTGGTTTTTTTGCTCCGCTCACCCAGGCCAGCGATTCACCCACAGTCTTAATTCCACAGCAGGCCAATCCTCAGGAAGTCACCGCAGAGGATGGCTATCGGATCCTCAAATCCAAACCTTTTCTTCCGGCAGACTTTCATGATCGCCACCTGGAGCAGCTCTGGACCGTCTGGCCCGAGCCCTGGAAAACGAAGTATGCACAGGCTGCCCCGCACGAGAAGCGGCAGCTTCTCTTCTCGTACTATGGCTTGATTGAAGATCCCCAGCAAAAGTCTGCCGAATCCAGCAAGGAGAATGCTGTTTCTGGGACTCCCGCATTGGGATATCTCAAAACAGAATCCGGGAATTGGGTGATGACCTGCCTCGCCTGCCACGGCGGTAAAGTGGCCGGCCAATCACAGGCGGGCCTTCCCAATTCACACTTTGCCCTGCAAACGCTTGCCGAAGATCTTCGTCAGGTGAAGCTCGCTAACAAAGAGACTCTCGCACATCTGGAAACGGCCTCACTGACGATTCCACTCAATGTGACCAATGGCACGACCAATTCCGTCATCTTTGGAGTGATCCTGGGGACCTTCCGCCGCCCGGACATGTCGGTTGATCTGGCACGAACAGTTCCGCCAGTCATTCATCACGATGTCGATGCTCCACCCTTCTGGAATGTCAAATATAAAACCTCGCTCTACTGCGATGGTTTCGCTCCCAAGTATCACCGCCCTCTCATGCAGTTCATGCTCTTGCCAGTGAACGGCCAATCGACAATCTACAGTTGGGAAGATGATTTCCGAGCCATCGAAAAATGGATCGAATCTGTCGAGGCACCGGCCTATCCCTTCCCCGTCGATGACACACTGGCCGCCTCAGGCCGAGTCGTCTTCGAGAAAAACTGTGCCAGCTGTCATGGCACTTATGGCCAGGGAACCCTCGTTTCAGATCGGGAATTTCCCGCCGACACCCCGCTGCATGCGCTCACCACAGCCAAACGCGATGTTGTGAAGTACGAACAGAAAGTCATTCCCATCAGCGATGTGGGAACTGATCCGGTTCGACTGCAGGCATTAACGGCTACACATCGCCAATGGATGAAAGATGGCTGGATGAGCGATTACGGCAATCATCCAGTGATCATCGAACCCGCCGGTTATGTCGCACCTCCACTGGTCGGTATCTGGGCCAGTGCTCCGTATTTTCATAATGGCAGCGTCCCCACGCTCTGGCATGTCCTTCATCCCGAGAATCGCCCTGCCGTCTGGAAACGAACTGAAAATGGTTACGATACGAACAAAGTAGGTCTCGAAGTGGAAGAGTTCGGCCGATTGCCGACAGGTATCAAAACTCCCGCTGAAAGACGCCGCTACTTCGATACGAAGCTCAAAGGCAAGTCATCTGTCGGGCACGATTACCCGAGTGCACTGACCGCCGATGAGAAAAAAGCTCTCCTGGAATACCTCAAGACTTTGTGATGGTTCTGGACAATCGCCAGCTGGTCGTTCAGTGTGAGTGAATGGCTGAAAAAGTGTTTATCATTCTCAAGTTTCATTTGTCATTTCAGTTTGATTTCGTGAACGGGCGGCTTCCGGGAGTTCAGGCATGCAGAAACTTTTTCGGCAACTGTTGAATTCCTCGATGGTATACTCTGCCCGTGTGGTCTGGCTGTGCACAGTCGCTTTGACCACGGTATCAGCAGCAGGCCAGGAAGAGGGATCAGCCCCAAAGCAGGCAGGCCAGCCACCATTGGACCGACGCGCTGAAGTTCTTCCTCCCAACGGATTGTCATTGGTCAAATCTCTGGTGGAGGCCCAGCCTGCCGAAACCCCCGCTGGTGAGGATGATCCGATGGCAGCCATGTTTCGAGACCCCAAGGGAAGCATCTGGTCGAGCACTTTGGGTGGCCGCCAATTCTGGGGTGATGTCCATTTCTTCCATCACTTCCGAATTCAAAAGAATGTCTTCACGGGCCACTATCGATTACTCGACAGTCACGATCGTCGTCTGGCCAGCGGGACGCTCGAAGCTTGCCATCAGGCACTGAATGAACTGCGAAAGAAGGACCACATTCCGTCGATGTCCGGCACTGTGGTCATCTTCGTGCATGGAATCGTCAGGTCATCCAAGTCGATGTCGACACTGGCACGCCTGGCGGAAAAGCATGACATGACCGGGCTGGAGTTCGATTATCCCAGCACTCAGATCGATATTCGTGAGTGTGCCGAGTACCTGCATCAATGCATCAGCGGGCTGGAAGGTGTCGAGAAGATTCATCTGGTGGTGCACAGCATGGGTGGACTGGTGACGCGGGCTTACTTCGAGAAATATCATGATCCCCGCATTGGACGGCTCGTCATGCTGGGCACTCCGAATCAGGGAGCGCGGATGGCTGACCATTTGAAGGGCACTCTGCTCTTCAAAACCGTCTTCGGGCCGGCAGGTCAACAGCTTGTCACAGATCCTGAGGGAGTGATCCCCAGTCTCCCCATTCCGCCGTGTGAATTCGCTGTCATTGCTGGTGTTCGCGGCGACGGAAAAGGTTGGAACCCGTTCATCGCAGGGGATGACGACGGCACAGTCGAAGTGACCAGCACACGCCTGCCCGGAGCAGCCGACTTCATCACCATCCCGGTGATCCACGCTCTGATGATGCGTGATCAGGCCGTTGGTGAACACGCCCTGCGGTTTCTGCAAACCGGGTCACTGCGTGCGGAGGGACAAAACGAACCGATTTTCAGGGTCGACCAGAAACTCCCGCCACCTCCAGAGTCTCCCAGAGACTGATCAGCAAGCAACAATCTCTCCTATCTCCGACTGGGTGGCTGGGGCCAGATCTCTTCATTTGCACCCGAGTTGAGTTGACTCCGATCGTACCATGCAGACATGGCCTTTTCTCCTTCTCCCGTTCCGACGGGAGAAGGCCGGGATGAGGGAAATTCGCACGTTGTTGGCGAAAAATCCACCAGTGACTTCATCGCAGTACGCTTCTTAATGAGTGGCGACCCAGAGTATATATACGCAAGAGATTCACATCGATTAGAAAGACCCTCGCCCGGCCCGTCGCAACTACACACTTACAAATCGCATCAAGAAAAATGCACTTGCCGAAAGCGTGAGGATAAATGCCACACACGTAACAATTGCGGCAGCCATGGCGAAAGGCAGCGGAGCCGGGGCGGGCGTCGCTGTCGTCGCTCGCCGAATAGTCGCACGGATCAGAGGGTAGATATAGACAAAGTTGAGAAAACTACCGATGAGTAAAAATCCTGCAGCGGCGTAGTGATGCCGATGAACTTCCTCCAACAGCATAATGTCCTTGCTATAGTAACCGGCAAAAAACGGAAAGCCGCTGATGGATAATCCAAAGAGCACACCCGCCACGCCGAGCCACCGCCGACCGGGAATCGCGTTGGCCACTTGAGGGGCCTGGACACTTCCAAATGATGTGAGAAAGGCTCCGGCACAAAAGAATAATCCCAGCTTGGCGATCGAGTGCGTGATAATGTGCAGCATCGCCCCCTGCATGCTCTCCGGCGTTCCGACCAGAATCGCAGTAATAATGTAGGATAACTGGCCGACGGTCGAGAACGAAAACCGCTCTTTCAAATCCGGCGTCTTCCACGCTCGATACGCCGTATAGATGGCCGTAAAGCCACACAAGTAAATCAGCCACCCCGTCTCAAGAAAGTGATCGCTCAATTCACGAAGCAATTCCATGCCGTAAACATGCTTGGCGATCTTGAATAACACGATGCTTCCCACCTGCACCGACGCGACCGAGTGAATCATGGCAGTCACAGGTGCCGGGGCGATAGAAACAGTTGGTAGCCACAAGTGGAACGGGGCGACACAGTTCTTCGAAAGCCCCACAATGATCAGGGCGAGAATGATGGACGCTTTGCCATGGCTCCACCCGAAGTCTGTAATACTGATCTGTTCAAAAGGGGTGCCCAGCGGAAAATTCCATGCGACGACAGGGAGCACAATGAGCAGTACAGGCCAAAGTGTTGATTTGACATAGAATCTTGCCGCGCGGTGGGCAGCGTCTCCCCCTCTGAGAGTAATGAGCGGAACAATCGTTGGTATCGCCGCAATGTAGAAAAATAGCAGTGTGAAGAAGTTA is a window of Planctopirus limnophila DSM 3776 DNA encoding:
- a CDS encoding c-type cytochrome encodes the protein MNCLRAMFAALSKHALPILNAPLAFGMSTRRHLANLLIALALLLIAGFFAPLTQASDSPTVLIPQQANPQEVTAEDGYRILKSKPFLPADFHDRHLEQLWTVWPEPWKTKYAQAAPHEKRQLLFSYYGLIEDPQQKSAESSKENAVSGTPALGYLKTESGNWVMTCLACHGGKVAGQSQAGLPNSHFALQTLAEDLRQVKLANKETLAHLETASLTIPLNVTNGTTNSVIFGVILGTFRRPDMSVDLARTVPPVIHHDVDAPPFWNVKYKTSLYCDGFAPKYHRPLMQFMLLPVNGQSTIYSWEDDFRAIEKWIESVEAPAYPFPVDDTLAASGRVVFEKNCASCHGTYGQGTLVSDREFPADTPLHALTTAKRDVVKYEQKVIPISDVGTDPVRLQALTATHRQWMKDGWMSDYGNHPVIIEPAGYVAPPLVGIWASAPYFHNGSVPTLWHVLHPENRPAVWKRTENGYDTNKVGLEVEEFGRLPTGIKTPAERRRYFDTKLKGKSSVGHDYPSALTADEKKALLEYLKTL
- a CDS encoding alpha/beta fold hydrolase encodes the protein MQKLFRQLLNSSMVYSARVVWLCTVALTTVSAAGQEEGSAPKQAGQPPLDRRAEVLPPNGLSLVKSLVEAQPAETPAGEDDPMAAMFRDPKGSIWSSTLGGRQFWGDVHFFHHFRIQKNVFTGHYRLLDSHDRRLASGTLEACHQALNELRKKDHIPSMSGTVVIFVHGIVRSSKSMSTLARLAEKHDMTGLEFDYPSTQIDIRECAEYLHQCISGLEGVEKIHLVVHSMGGLVTRAYFEKYHDPRIGRLVMLGTPNQGARMADHLKGTLLFKTVFGPAGQQLVTDPEGVIPSLPIPPCEFAVIAGVRGDGKGWNPFIAGDDDGTVEVTSTRLPGAADFITIPVIHALMMRDQAVGEHALRFLQTGSLRAEGQNEPIFRVDQKLPPPPESPRD
- a CDS encoding complex I subunit 5 family protein, which translates into the protein MVRAILDPTSMALLLLAWPLILNLLTIIKSKSKLSFYSISIISTACMAVIAVLHGPESGSIRLGNWISFSLDRSSWMFVIVVYLCWSVTLLYSVGYISAHLSNQAESFHKYMNATVGLSVGAGLSDNFFTLLFFYIAAIPTIVPLITLRGGDAAHRAARFYVKSTLWPVLLIVLPVVAWNFPLGTPFEQISITDFGWSHGKASIILALIIVGLSKNCVAPFHLWLPTVSIAPAPVTAMIHSVASVQVGSIVLFKIAKHVYGMELLRELSDHFLETGWLIYLCGFTAIYTAYRAWKTPDLKERFSFSTVGQLSYIITAILVGTPESMQGAMLHIITHSIAKLGLFFCAGAFLTSFGSVQAPQVANAIPGRRWLGVAGVLFGLSISGFPFFAGYYSKDIMLLEEVHRHHYAAAGFLLIGSFLNFVYIYPLIRATIRRATTATPAPAPLPFAMAAAIVTCVAFILTLSASAFFLMRFVSV